From a single Xyrauchen texanus isolate HMW12.3.18 chromosome 26, RBS_HiC_50CHRs, whole genome shotgun sequence genomic region:
- the LOC127619540 gene encoding tripartite motif-containing protein 16-like isoform X4 — MAEVSEEQFSCSVCLDLLKDPVAIPCGHSYCMSCITDCWDQDDQKGVYSCPQCRQTFTPRPALNKNTMLAEVVEKLKKTKLQAAVSAHCYAGVGDVECDVCTGRKHKAVKSCLMCLESYCQTHFERHEEFHSRKPHKVTDATGRLQEMICTQHEKILEVFCRTDQHCICLLCTMDEHKNHDTVSAAAERKEKERQLKETQIKLQQRIQQREKDVEELREAVKSHKRSAQTAVEDSERIFTELMRSIERSRSEVTQLIRGQEKAAVSRAEGLLERLEQEIDDLRRRDAELQKLSNMDDHIHFLQSFQSLSAPPESTDNITVSFLCSFDGVRESVCQLKDKLEDFCKEEIGKLSGRVSTVPHINIDPRTRQDFLKYFHQFTLDPNTVNKNIRLSAGNRAATSTNTLQKYPDHPDRFDVCNQVLCRESVCGRCYWEIEWSVYVFISVSYKSISRKGNESRFGYNDQSWGLSCTSSRCSFIHNNKHTDLPVVSRSCRIGVYVDHSAGTLSFYSVSDTMTLIHRVQTTFTQPLYPGFILFLSSVKLCDLTV, encoded by the exons ATGGCAGAAGTTTCAGAGGAGCAGTTCAGCTGTTCAGTGTGTCTGGATCTACTGAAGGATCCAGTGGCCATTCCCTGTGGACACAGTTACTGTATGAGCTGTATTACAGACTGCTGGGATCAGGATGATCAGAAGGGAGTCTACAGCTGCCCTCAATGCAGACAGACCTTCACCCCAAGACctgctttaaataaaaacaccATGCTGGCTGAAGTGGTGGAGAAACTGAAGAAGACTAAACTTCAAGCTGCTGTTTCTGCTCACTGTTACGCTGGAGTTGGAGATGTGGAGTGTGACGTCTGTACTGGAAGAAAACACAAAGCCGTCAAGTCCTGTCTGATGTGTCTGGAATCTTACTGTCAAACTCATTTTGAGCGTCATGAGGAGTTTCACTCAAGAAAGCCACACAAAGTGACTGATGCCACTGGACGACTGCAGGAGATGATCTGTACTCAACATGAGAAGATTCTGGAGGTTTTCTGTCGGACTGACCAGCACTGCATATGTCTGCTGTGTACCATGGACGAACATAAAAACCACGACACTGTATCAGCTGCAGCAGAGAGAAAAGAGAAGGAG AGACAGTTGAAGGAGACACAGATAAAATTGCAGCAGAGAAtccagcagagagagaaagatgttGAGGAGCTGAGAGAGGCTGTGAAGTCTCATAAG CGCTCTGCACAGACAGCAGTGGAGGACAGTGAGAGGATCTTTACTGAGCTGATGCGCTCCATTGAGAGAAGCCGCTCTGAGGTGACACAGCTGATCAGAGGTCAGGAAAAGGCTGCAGTGAGTCGAGCTGAAGGACTCTTGGAGCGATTGGAGCAGGAGATTGATGATCTGAGGAGGAGAGACGCTGAGCTCCAGAAGCTTTCAAACATGGACGATCACATCCATTTCCTACAG AGTTTTCAGTCTCTCTCTGCACCTCCTGAATCTACAGACAACATCACTGTCAGTTTTCTCTGTTCTTTTGATGGCGTGAGAGAATCTGTGTGTCAACTGAAAGACAAACTGGAGGATTTCTGTAAGGAGGAGATTGGAAAACTATCTGGTAGAG TTTCCACAGTCCCACACATCAACATTGATCCCAGAACCAGGCAGGACTTCCTAAAAT ATTTCCATCAGTTCACTCTGGATCCAAATACAGTGAATAAAAACATCCGACTATCTGCGGGAAACAGAGCAGCTACTTCCACAAACACACTCCAGAagtatcctgatcatccagacagATTTGATGTTTGTAATCAGGTGTtgtgtagagagagtgtgtgtggacgctgttactgggagattGAGTGGagtgtttatgtgtttatatcagtgtcatataagaGCATCAGCAGGAAGGGAAATGAGAGCAGATTTGGATATAATGATCAGTCCTGGGGTTTGTCCTGCACTTCATCAAGATGTTCATTCATTCACAATAACAAACACACTGATCTCCCTGTAGTGTCCAGATCCTGTAGAATAGGAGTGTATGTGGATCACAGTGCAGGAACTCTGagcttctacagcgtctctgacacaatGACCCTCATCCACAGAGTCCAGACCACATTCACTCAACCTCTATATCctggatttatattatttttatcatcaGTGAAGCTGTGTGATCTAACAGTGTAG